From a single Hemibagrus wyckioides isolate EC202008001 linkage group LG27, SWU_Hwy_1.0, whole genome shotgun sequence genomic region:
- the trmt1 gene encoding tRNA (guanine(26)-N(2))-dimethyltransferase isoform X1 gives MQVRWAAGLCRYSALTALRPSGSLRRLTLRQIHSSRQAEAMETEGVSPDSAAACGQRPGETVVKEGKASVLFPGANEVFYNPVQEFNRDLTCAVMTEFARETLAQRGVRIIVPGEKDRVVVSLTEEEKDGKETEQAEEKKVEREGETVQEERKEVDFKTAEVGEQCEEGLCVLEGLAASGLRSVRFALEVPGLKRVTANDFSAKAADLITRNTHHNNVTHLMETQNRDASMLMYEARGRNARYDVIDLDPYGSPAPFLDAAVQAVSEGGLLCITCTDMAVMAGNSGETCYSKYGSISIKSRYCHEMALRIILHSLDQRANVYQRYIQPLLSVSVDFYIRVFVRVRTGQATVKNSASKQVLVYNCVGCGAFHLQRMGKKTSQGKNMKYSAATGPPVGESCPHCGQKHQLGGPIWAEPIHDVGFVQKVLSAVSGNPSRFGTSKRIEGVLSMVTEELQDVPLYYVLDQLSSTMHCNTPSMLQFRSAVLNAGYRVSLSHACKNAVKTDAPAAVLWDIMRCWEKKNPVRRERLSETSPAFRILSTEPTVQACFDVRDDANPQSRKRHLTRFQENPQANWGPKARAKSGGGGISSELEDKRKKFQGKRKNQITDSSQLKNFPCKKFRKGTCTYGEKCCYSHEAEQQEL, from the exons atGCAGGTGAGGTGGGCTGCAGGTCTATGCAGGTATTCGGCTCTAACAGCACTGCGTCCCTCAGGTTCACTCAGACGactcacactcagacagatTCACTCCAGCAGACAGGCTGAGGCGATGGAGACGGAGGGCGTGTCCCCTGACAGCGCAGCAGCGTGTGGTCAGAGACCCGGAGAGACGGTTGTGAAGGAGGGGAAAGCCTCGGTGCTGTTTCCTGGAGCTAACGAGGTGTTCTACAACCCAGTCCAGGAGTTTAACAGAGACCTAAC gtgtgcagtAATGACAGAGTTTGCACGAGAGACACTGGCTCAGAGAGGAGTTCGCATCATCGTCCCCggagagaaggacagagtgGTCGTGTCCCTGACGGAGGAGGAGAAGGACGGGAAAGAGACAGAACAAGCGGAGGAGAAgaaagtagagagagagggggaaacggtgcaggaggagaggaaggaggTGGACTTTAAGACAGCAGAGGTTGGGGAGCAATGTGAGGAGGGGCTGTGTGTGCTGGAGGGATTGGCTGCGTCTGGCTTGCGCTCGGTCCGGTTCGCTCTTGAGGTCCCGGGATTGAAACGTGTCACAGCCAATGATTTCTCAGCTAAAGCTGCTGACCTCATcacacgcaacacacaccacaacaatgTCACACACCTGATGGAGACGCAGAACAGAGACGCCAg TATGCTGATGTACGAGGCGAGAGGGAGGAATGCACGCTATGATGTCATTGATTTGGATCCAtatggaagccccgcccctttcctgGATGCTGCGGTTCAGGctgttagtgaaggag GTCTGCTGTGTATCACCTGTACAGACATGGCTGTGATGGCGGGAAACAGCGGCGAGACGTGCTACAGCAAATACGGCTCCATCTCCATCAAATCCAGATACTGCCACGAgatg gctctgAGGATTATCTTGCACAGTCTGGATCAGCGTGCTAACGTGTACCAGCGCTACATCCAGCCCTTACTGAGCGTCAGCGTTGACTTCTACATCCGAGTATTCGTCCGGGTCAGAACCGGCCAGGCTACTGTAAAGAACTCcgccag taagcaggtgttggtgtataactgtgtcGGCTGTGGAGCATTTCACCTGCAGAGAATGGGCAAGAAAACAAGCCAGGGGAAAAA catgAAGTACTCAGCTGCTACAGGTCCACCTGTTGGAGAATCGTGTCCACACTGCGGTCAGAAACATCag CTTGGAGGTCCGATCTGGGCGGAGCCTATACACGATGTCGGGTTTGTTCAGAAAGTTCTGAGTGCAGTGTCAGGAAACCCGTCTCGCTTCGGGACGTCTAAACGCATTGAGGGAGTTCTCAGCATGGTCACTGAG GAGCTCCAGGATGTTCCTCTGTACTATGTTCTGGATCAGCTGAGCAGCACcatgcactgtaacacaccctCCATGCTGCAgttcag GTCAGCGGTGCTGAATGCAGGTTACAGAGTGTCTCTGTCTCACGCCTGTAAGAACGCAGTGAAGACCGACGCTCCTGCTGCAGTCCTGTGGGACATCATGCGCTGCTGG gagaaGAAGAACCCAGTGAGGAGGGAGAGGTTATCAGAGACGAGTCCAGCATTCCGTATTCTCTCCACAGAACCCac tgttcaggcGTGTTTTGACGTGAGAGATGACGCAAATCCTCAGTCACGTAAACGTCACCTCACACGCTTCCAGGAGAACCCACAGGCTAACTGGGGTCCTAAAGCTCGTGCCAAGTCTGG tggtggtggtataAGCTCAGAGCTGGAGGATAAGAGGAAGAAGTTTCAGGGAAAAAGGAAGAATCAGATCACAGATTCCTCTCAGCTTAAAAACTTCCCCTGCAAGAAATTCCGCAAG GGCACCTGCACATACGGAGAGAAGTGCTGTTACTCCCATGAGGCCGAGCAGCAGGAGCTCTGA
- the trmt1 gene encoding tRNA (guanine(26)-N(2))-dimethyltransferase isoform X2, whose protein sequence is METEGVSPDSAAACGQRPGETVVKEGKASVLFPGANEVFYNPVQEFNRDLTCAVMTEFARETLAQRGVRIIVPGEKDRVVVSLTEEEKDGKETEQAEEKKVEREGETVQEERKEVDFKTAEVGEQCEEGLCVLEGLAASGLRSVRFALEVPGLKRVTANDFSAKAADLITRNTHHNNVTHLMETQNRDASMLMYEARGRNARYDVIDLDPYGSPAPFLDAAVQAVSEGGLLCITCTDMAVMAGNSGETCYSKYGSISIKSRYCHEMALRIILHSLDQRANVYQRYIQPLLSVSVDFYIRVFVRVRTGQATVKNSASKQVLVYNCVGCGAFHLQRMGKKTSQGKNMKYSAATGPPVGESCPHCGQKHQLGGPIWAEPIHDVGFVQKVLSAVSGNPSRFGTSKRIEGVLSMVTEELQDVPLYYVLDQLSSTMHCNTPSMLQFRSAVLNAGYRVSLSHACKNAVKTDAPAAVLWDIMRCWEKKNPVRRERLSETSPAFRILSTEPTVQACFDVRDDANPQSRKRHLTRFQENPQANWGPKARAKSGGGGISSELEDKRKKFQGKRKNQITDSSQLKNFPCKKFRKGTCTYGEKCCYSHEAEQQEL, encoded by the exons ATGGAGACGGAGGGCGTGTCCCCTGACAGCGCAGCAGCGTGTGGTCAGAGACCCGGAGAGACGGTTGTGAAGGAGGGGAAAGCCTCGGTGCTGTTTCCTGGAGCTAACGAGGTGTTCTACAACCCAGTCCAGGAGTTTAACAGAGACCTAAC gtgtgcagtAATGACAGAGTTTGCACGAGAGACACTGGCTCAGAGAGGAGTTCGCATCATCGTCCCCggagagaaggacagagtgGTCGTGTCCCTGACGGAGGAGGAGAAGGACGGGAAAGAGACAGAACAAGCGGAGGAGAAgaaagtagagagagagggggaaacggtgcaggaggagaggaaggaggTGGACTTTAAGACAGCAGAGGTTGGGGAGCAATGTGAGGAGGGGCTGTGTGTGCTGGAGGGATTGGCTGCGTCTGGCTTGCGCTCGGTCCGGTTCGCTCTTGAGGTCCCGGGATTGAAACGTGTCACAGCCAATGATTTCTCAGCTAAAGCTGCTGACCTCATcacacgcaacacacaccacaacaatgTCACACACCTGATGGAGACGCAGAACAGAGACGCCAg TATGCTGATGTACGAGGCGAGAGGGAGGAATGCACGCTATGATGTCATTGATTTGGATCCAtatggaagccccgcccctttcctgGATGCTGCGGTTCAGGctgttagtgaaggag GTCTGCTGTGTATCACCTGTACAGACATGGCTGTGATGGCGGGAAACAGCGGCGAGACGTGCTACAGCAAATACGGCTCCATCTCCATCAAATCCAGATACTGCCACGAgatg gctctgAGGATTATCTTGCACAGTCTGGATCAGCGTGCTAACGTGTACCAGCGCTACATCCAGCCCTTACTGAGCGTCAGCGTTGACTTCTACATCCGAGTATTCGTCCGGGTCAGAACCGGCCAGGCTACTGTAAAGAACTCcgccag taagcaggtgttggtgtataactgtgtcGGCTGTGGAGCATTTCACCTGCAGAGAATGGGCAAGAAAACAAGCCAGGGGAAAAA catgAAGTACTCAGCTGCTACAGGTCCACCTGTTGGAGAATCGTGTCCACACTGCGGTCAGAAACATCag CTTGGAGGTCCGATCTGGGCGGAGCCTATACACGATGTCGGGTTTGTTCAGAAAGTTCTGAGTGCAGTGTCAGGAAACCCGTCTCGCTTCGGGACGTCTAAACGCATTGAGGGAGTTCTCAGCATGGTCACTGAG GAGCTCCAGGATGTTCCTCTGTACTATGTTCTGGATCAGCTGAGCAGCACcatgcactgtaacacaccctCCATGCTGCAgttcag GTCAGCGGTGCTGAATGCAGGTTACAGAGTGTCTCTGTCTCACGCCTGTAAGAACGCAGTGAAGACCGACGCTCCTGCTGCAGTCCTGTGGGACATCATGCGCTGCTGG gagaaGAAGAACCCAGTGAGGAGGGAGAGGTTATCAGAGACGAGTCCAGCATTCCGTATTCTCTCCACAGAACCCac tgttcaggcGTGTTTTGACGTGAGAGATGACGCAAATCCTCAGTCACGTAAACGTCACCTCACACGCTTCCAGGAGAACCCACAGGCTAACTGGGGTCCTAAAGCTCGTGCCAAGTCTGG tggtggtggtataAGCTCAGAGCTGGAGGATAAGAGGAAGAAGTTTCAGGGAAAAAGGAAGAATCAGATCACAGATTCCTCTCAGCTTAAAAACTTCCCCTGCAAGAAATTCCGCAAG GGCACCTGCACATACGGAGAGAAGTGCTGTTACTCCCATGAGGCCGAGCAGCAGGAGCTCTGA